The following coding sequences lie in one Spodoptera frugiperda isolate SF20-4 chromosome 24, AGI-APGP_CSIRO_Sfru_2.0, whole genome shotgun sequence genomic window:
- the LOC118278856 gene encoding collagen alpha-1(I) chain-like isoform X1, which translates to MALVFRKAVLPKNVSLLKCLKGRPLATAAKKNPAALSNLSSMKSTMERLYMIRDVPVATISGLPTTHAAREKRKKPSMMQYRSASCPNLGARRPRHALPIPCQYLARAQPAVLGDELGAHRVVYNYGRPYFRSAPAQAEQAALPPADIMQQLGNVCAACPPPPCSCPAPCNCGCCLPAPCNTPPRCVQFMTGYYYYPYGFWFCGPYHVTGTCVPGGPVGPGGPCGPCAPNPGGPCGPCPPCCCVLDPSAILSPTMFSDSNPTCDILSELSAVDYTKINLPSSMSCLALGCLPMYAPCKPCQPCQPGQPCQPSGPLSFPMACGACPGCGPCGPCAPVCGGTGPCGPCGPNGPFGPCGPCFPGVGCSNSGFGGCGACSTCCMGSGCGCSGCGPCGPVCCGPVCCGPCGPSCGPCGPCGPCGPCGPCGPCGPCGPCGPCGPCGPCGPCACGPGCGPLCSPYNRCGPCGPCGPCGPCGPCGPCGPCGPCGPCGPACLPFGACCGVGNPPAAPPPCTPWSGPCFDCKCPPVPVIGPVRPGGPGGPIAAAGSVAMPCGVPPTPCSVPPTPDTKDASPAKTTCFCSTRNSPTDAKPGVQGASTPNQAMHKAIPESRPGVNPNMIRKDPVTQSNNLNSRTNAPLMNNVQMSYLSTAKGLSGLLCTKDGGARPSKPHGKLELLNRPKGYCVNMSISVYDQVAILQKTKSNVARALLHNYSLKEVRCVPTLSSYFSCLKPKSLLKASSQIMPLSSDAAFSNGVKRAWAPLISRAVK; encoded by the coding sequence CGAATCTCTCGTCGATGAAGAGCACGATGGAGCGACTATATATGATTCGAGATGTACCAGTGGCGACTATATCAGGGCTGCCCACAACGCACGCTGCTCGTGAGAAGAGGAAGAAGCCGTCCATGATGCAGTACCGGAGCGCGTCCTGTCCCAACCTCGGCGCACGCCGGCCGCGCCATGCGCTGCCCATCCCCTGCCAGTACCTGGCGCGCGCGCAGCCCGCGGTGCTGGGGGACGAGCTGGGCGCGCACCGCGTCGTGTACAACTACGGCCGGCCCTACTTCCGGTCCGCGCCCGCGCAGGCCGAGCAGGCCGCGCTGCCGCCCGCCGACATAATGCAGCAGCTGGGCAACGTGTGCGCGGCCTGCCCGCCGCCGCCGTGCTCGTGCCCGGCGCCCTGCAACTGCGGCTGCTGTCTCCCCGCCCCCTGCAACACCCCTCCGCGCTGCGTGCAGTTTATGACAGGTTACTACTACTACCCCTATGGATTTTGGTTCTGCGGTCCGTACCACGTTACGGGTACTTGCGTGCCCGGAGGACCGGTAGGTCCGGGTGGCCCCTGTGGACCCTGCGCTCCTAACCCAGGAGGGCCGTGTGGTCCGTGTCCCCCCTGCTGCTGTGTACTCGACCCCAGCGCAATACTTTCTCCGACCATGTTTAGCGATAGCAACCCGACGTGTGACATCCTCAGCGAGCTGTCGGCTGTAGATTACACTAAGATCAACTTACCGTCATCAATGAGTTGTTTGGCATTGGGCTGCCTACCTATGTATGCGCCATGCAAGCCATGCCAGCCATGCCAGCCGGGCCAGCCATGCCAGCCAAGTGGGCCTCTATCATTCCCGATGGCGTGCGGCGCGTGCCCCGGTTGTGGCCCGTGCGGCCCGTGTGCCCCTGTTTGTGGCGGCACCGGCCCGTGTGGTCCTTGTGGCCCCAATGGTCCATTTGGGCCGTGCGGTCCTTGCTTTCCTGGCGTAGGTTGCTCTAATAGCGGCTTTGGTGGATGCGGCGCCTGCAGTACCTGTTGTATGGGTTCAGGTTGTGGATGCTCCGGTTGCGGTCCATGTGGTCCGGTCTGTTGCGGCCCGGTCTGTTGCGGCCCATGCGGTCCATCGTGTGGCCCTTGTGGGCCCTGTGGGCCATGTGGGCCATGCGGTCCCTGTGGCCCGTGTGGACCTTGCGGTCCGTGTGGGCCGTGTGGTCCATGTGGTCCATGTGGCCCCTGTGCTTGTGGGCCAGGCTGCGGTCCCCTTTGCTCGCCATACAACCGTTGTGGCCCATGTGGTCCATGCGGCCCATGCGGACCATGTGGACCATGTGGACCGTGCGGCCCATGTGGACCATGCGGCCCGTGCGGTCCAGCTTGCTTACCGTTTGGTGCATGCTGCGGTGTTGGAAATCCACCTGCTGCTCCTCCTCCCTGCACGCCTTGGTCGGGTCCTTGCTTCGATTGCAAATGTCCACCTGTTCCTGTAATTGGGCCCGTCAGACCTGGTGGGCCAGGCGGGCCTATAGCGGCGGCGGGTAGCGTGGCCATGCCCTGCGGAGTTCCTCCCACGCCTTGCAGTGTCCCTCCCACGCCTGACACTAAGGACGCCTCCCCCGCCAAGACTACTTGTTTCTGCTCGACGCGCAACTCGCCAACTGACGCCAAACCTGGTGTACAGGGTGCGTCGACACCGAATCAAGCGATGCACAAGGCGATACCTGAGTCGCGACCTGGCGTCAACCCAAACATGATCCGCAAAGACCCGGTGACCCAGTCGAACAATTTGAACTCTCGTACTAACGCGCCGCTTATGAACAACGTGCAGATGAGCTACCTGTCCACGGCAAAAGGCTTGTCGGGGCTCCTGTGCACTAAAGACGGAGGCGCGCGCCCGAGCAAACCCCACGGCAAGCTCGAGTTACTAAATAGACCGAAGGGCTATTGCGTGAACATGTCGATTTCAGTCTACGACCAAGTTGCTATCCTACAGAAGACGAAGTCCAACGTGGCGAGAGCTTTATTACATAACTACAGTCTGAAGGAAGTGAGATGCGTGCCCACCCTAAGCAGTTACTTCTCCTGTCTGAAACCAAAGAGTTTACTCAAAGCTTCGAGTCAGATAATGCCATTGAGCTCTGATGCTGCCTTCAGTAACGGTGTAAAGAGGGCGTGGGCCCCGCTCATTAGCCGTGCAGTGAAGTAA